A region of the Pseudomonas asiatica genome:
TGTTCGATTGCAGCCTGGTGTGCCCGGCGCTGGCCATTGCGCTGGGCCAGGCGCATGCCCAGTGCGTCAACCTCACGGTGTTGCCTGAAGGCACGAGGGCGCGTTTGCGCCTAGGGTTGCAGGAGATGGCGGATCTGATCGGCGCACGCCGGCGGGTGGATGTGGACGGGCTGTTGCGCGAGCTGGCCGAGCTTGCCGAAACCCTGGATGCGCTGCACCAGGCACACGCCGAGGCGGGCCGCGAGACGCTGCGGCAGTTGTTCATCCTGCGGGTCGCGCTATCGGTTGCCGGCCAGTTGTTGCAGCGCTATCGACTGGTGCTGGCAGCGCAGACGTTGCCTGAGGAGGAGGGCGCCTATGCCCGTTGATTTCGAGTTTGGCGGGGTCTACCTGCCGCCGATTGCCCAGGCGTTGTTGCTGGGGTTGCCGTTGTTCCTGGTGCTGGACGCCCTGTTGCGGCGCAGTGGCGTGCTGGCGCGTGTGTGGCACCCGGCGCTGTTGCAGGGCGCCTTGTATGCCGCGATCTGCGCGGCGCTGGTGTTGTCGATGGGAGTGAGTGCCTGAATATGCCTGTGTTGAAACCTGTTCTTGCCAAGGCCGTGACCCTGGCAGTGCTGGCGCTTGCGGTGGTGCTGGGCTGGTTTGCCTGGGACTACTACACCCGTGCGCCCTGGACCCGTGATGCCCGTGTGCGGGCCGATGTGGTGACCCTGTCGGCCGAGGTGGCAGGGCGCATCATCGAGCTGCCGGTGCAGGACAACCAGTTCGTCAGGCAGGGCGACCTGCTGCTGCAGATCGACCCGGCGCGCTACGAGCTGGCCGTGCTGCATGCTGTGCGAGCCGTCGAAGTCGCGCGTGCGGCGCTGGGCCAGTCGCAGGCCGCCATCGTCGCCAACGAGGCGCAGCTCAAGCAGCGGCGCAGCGAAGAGCAACGCCGACGCAAGCTGCAATCGATGTTGGCAATCTCTGCCGAAGAATGGGAAAAGGCCGGCACCGACGTGGCCGTGGCCCAGGCCGACCTGCTGCGCGAACAGTCCAACCTCGGCCTGGCACAAGCCAACGTGCAACTCGCCGAGGCCACGCTGCAGCAGGCCCGGCTCGACCTGGAACGCACCCGGGTCAGCGCCCCGGTCAGCGGTTACGTGACCAACCTGCTGACCCGCCAGGGCGACTATGCCCAGCCGGGCATGCCGCTGCTGGCGCTGGTCGACAGTTCGTCGTTCCACGTCAGTGGCTATTTCGAGGAAACCAAGTTGCCGAAAATCAAGGTGGGCAGCCGTGCGCGCATCGCCCTGATGAGTGGCGAGGTGCTGGAGGGCACGGTAGAGAGCATTGCCTATGCCATTACCGACCGCGAGAACCAGCCGGGCAACCGCCTGCTGGCCAACGTCAACCCGAGCTACACCTGGGTCAAGCTTGCCCAGCGGATCCCGGTACG
Encoded here:
- a CDS encoding DUF1656 domain-containing protein, giving the protein MPVDFEFGGVYLPPIAQALLLGLPLFLVLDALLRRSGVLARVWHPALLQGALYAAICAALVLSMGVSA
- a CDS encoding HlyD family secretion protein, translating into MKPVLAKAVTLAVLALAVVLGWFAWDYYTRAPWTRDARVRADVVTLSAEVAGRIIELPVQDNQFVRQGDLLLQIDPARYELAVLHAVRAVEVARAALGQSQAAIVANEAQLKQRRSEEQRRRKLQSMLAISAEEWEKAGTDVAVAQADLLREQSNLGLAQANVQLAEATLQQARLDLERTRVSAPVSGYVTNLLTRQGDYAQPGMPLLALVDSSSFHVSGYFEETKLPKIKVGSRARIALMSGEVLEGTVESIAYAITDRENQPGNRLLANVNPSYTWVKLAQRIPVRLRLERSADAPPLRAGTTATVTILE